One segment of Chlorocebus sabaeus isolate Y175 chromosome 26, mChlSab1.0.hap1, whole genome shotgun sequence DNA contains the following:
- the RFX7 gene encoding DNA-binding protein RFX7: MAEEQQQPPPQQPDAHQQLPPSAPNSGVALPALVPGLPGTEASALQHKIKNSICKTVQSKVDCILQEVEKFTDLEKLYLYLQLPSGLSNGEKSDQNAMSSSRAQQMHAFSWIRNTLEEHPETSLPKQEVYDEYKSYCDNLGYHPLSAADFGKIMKNVFPNMKARRLGTRGKSKYCYSGLRKKAFVHMPTLPNLDFHKTGDGLEGAEPSGQLQNIDEEVISSACRLVCEWAQKVLSQPFDTVLELARFLVKSHYIGTKSMAALTVMAAAPAGIKGITQPSAFIPTAESNSFQPQVKTLPSPIDAKQQLQRKIQKKQQEQKLQSPLPGESAAKKSESATSNGVTNLPNGNPSILSPQPIGIVVAAVPSPIPVQRTRQLVTSPSPMSSSDGKVLPLNVQVVTQHMQSVKQAPKTPQNVPASPGGDRSARHRYPQILPKPANTSALTIRSPTTVLFTSSPIKTAVVPASHVSSLNVVKMTTISLTPSNSNTPLKHSASVSSATGTTEESRSVPQIKNGSVVSLQSPGSRTSSAGGTSAVEVKVEPETSSDEHPVQCQENSDEAKAPQTPSALLGQKSNTDGVLQKPSNEGVIEIKATKVCDQRTKCKSRCNEILPGTSTGNNQSTITLSVASQNLTFTSTSSPSNGDSINKDPKLCTKSPRKRPSSTLQETQVPPVKKPIVEQLSAATIEGQKQGSVKKDQKVPHSGKTEGSTAGAQIPSKVSVNVSSHIGANHPLNSSTLVISDSALEQQTTPSSSPDIKVKLEGSVFLLDSDSKSVGSFNPNGWQQITKDSELISASCEQQQAISVMTIPEHSDINDLEKSVWELEGMPQDTYSQQLHSQIQESSLSQIQAHSSDQLPLQSELKEFEPSVSQTNESYFPFDDELTQDSIVEELVLMEQQMSMNNSHSYGNCLGMTLQSQSVTPGAPMSSHTSSTHFYHPIHSNGTPIHTPTPTPTPTPTPTPTPTPTSEMIAGSQSLSRESPCSRLAQTTPVDSALGSSRHTPIGTPHSNCSSSVPPSPVECRNPFAFTPISSSMAYHDASIVSSSPVKPMQRPMATHPDKTKLEWMNNGYSGVGNSSVSGHGILPSYQELVEDRFRKPHAFAVPGQSYQSQSRHHDTHFGRLTPVSPVQHQGATVNNTNKQEGFAVPAPLDNKGTNSSASSNFRCRSVSPAVHRQRNLSGSTLYPVSNIPRSNVTPFGSPVTPEVVFTNVHTDACANNIAQRSQSVPLTVMMQTAFPNALQKQANSKKITNVLLSKLDSDNDDAVRGLGMNNLPSNYTARMNLTQILEPSTVFPSANPQNMIDSSTSVYEFQTPSYLTKSNSTDQINFSPGDNQAQSEIGEQQLDFNSTVKDLLSGDSLQTNQQLVGQVASDLTNTASDFSSDIRLSSELSGSINDLNTLDPNLLFDPGRQQGQDDEATLEELKNDPLFQQICSESMNSMTSSGFEWIESKDHPTVEMLG; encoded by the exons GAGCTATTGTGACAATCTTGGTTACCATCCATTAAGTGCTGCTGATTTTGGAAAGATCATGAAAAACGTCTTTCCAAACATGAAGGCACGTCGTTTGGGCACGAGAGGCAAATCTAAATAT TGCTACAGTGGACtaagaaaaaaagcttttgttCATATGCCAACACTGCCCAACCTTGACTTTCACAAAACTGGAGATGGG TTGGAAGGAGCTGAACCTTCTGGGCAGCTTCAAAATATTGATGAAGAAGTTATCTCTTCTGCTTGCCGTCTTGTGTGTGAGTGGGCCCAGAAAGTGTTAAGCCAACCATTTGACACTGTCTTGGAATTAGCCCGCTTCCTTGTAAAAAGTCACTATATAGGCACCAAGTCAATGGCAGCTCTAACTGTAATGGCAGCAGCACCAGCAG gAATTAAAGGAATTACCCAGCCTTCTGCTTTTATACCGACAGCTGAAAGTAATTCCTTTCAGCCTCAGGTGAAGACTTTGCCATCTCCAATTGATGCTAAACAGCAGTTGCAACGGAAAATCCAGAAGAAGCAGCAAGAACAGAAACTACAATCCCCTTTGCCAGGAGAATCCGcagcaaaaaaatcagaaagtgcTACAAGCAATGGAGTAACGAATCTTCCTAATGGAAATCCTTCAATCCTTTCTCCTCAACCTATTGGTATCGTTGTGGCAGCTGTCCCTAGTCCCATTCCG GTCCAGCGGACTAGGCAATTGGTAACTTCACCGAGTCCAATGAGTTCTTCTGACGGCAAAGTTCTTCCCCTCAATGTACAGGTGGTCACTCAGCACATGCAGTCTGTGAAACAGGCACCAAAGACTCCCCAGAACGTTCCAGCCAGTCCTGGTGGGGATCGTTCTGCCCGGCACCGTTACCCTCAGATCTTACCCAAACCAGCCAACACCAGTGCACTCACCATTCGCTCTCCAACTACTGTCCTCTTTACTAGTAGTCCCATCAAAACTGCTGTTGTACCCGCTTCACACGTGAGTTCTCTAAATGTGGTGAAAATGACAACAATATCCCTCACACCCAGCAACAGTAACACCCCTCTTAAACATTCTGCCTCAGTCAGCAGTGCTACAGGAACGACAGAAGAATCAAGGAGTGTTCCACAGATCAAGAATGGTTCTGTCGTGTCACTTCAGTCTCCTGGGTCCAGAACCAGCAGTGCGGGGGGAACATCTGCTGTGGAAGTCAAAGTGGAACCCGAAACATCATCAGATGAGCATCCTGTACAGTGCCAAGAGAACTCTGATGAGGCTAAAGCTCCCCAAACACCTAGTGCCCTTTTGGGGCAGAAAAGTAATACAGACGGAGTACTGCAGAAACCTTCAAATGAAGGtgtcattgaaataaaagcaactAAGGTCTGTGACCAGAGGACCAAATGTAAAAGTCGCTGTAATGAAATTCTGCCAGGCACATCAACAGGCAATAATCAGAGCACTATCACTCTATCAGTTGCTTCTCAGAACTTAACTTTCACCAGCACCAGTTCACCATCTAATGGTGACTCAATCAATAAAGACCCTAAATTATGCACTAAAAGTCCAAGAAAACGACCGTCTTCTACATTGCAAGAGACCCAGGTGCCTCCTGTAAAGAAACCAATTGTGGAACAGCTTTCAGCAGCTACCATAGAAGGGCAGAAACAAGGCAGTGTTAAGAAGGACCAAAAGGTTCCACATTCAGGGAAAACAGAAGGTTCAACAGCAGGTGCTCAGATTCCTAGCAAGGTATCAGTAAATGTCAGTTCACACATAGGAGCAAATCATCCCTTGAATTCTTCTACCCTTGTTATCAGTGATTCAGCTTTGGAACAGCAAACAACTCCGTCATCATCTCCAGATATAAAAGTAAAACTTGAAGGAAGTGTCTTTCTCTTGGACAGTGATTCAAAGTCAGTTGGCAGCTTTAATCCAAATGGATGGCAACAAATCACTAAGGATTCTGAGTTGATATCTGCCAGCTGTGAACAACAGCAAGCTATCAGTGTTATGACAATTCCTGAGCACTCTGATATCAATGACTTAGAGAAGTCTGTGTGGGAATTAGAAGGAATGCCACAGGACACATATAGCCAGCAGCTACATAGCCAGATACAGGAATCTTCTTTAAGTCAAATACAAGCACATTCTTCAGATCAGTTACCTCTGCAATCTGAACTGAAGGAGTTTGAGCCTTCTGTTTCCCAGACAAATGAAAGCTACTTTCCTTTTGATGATGAACTTACACAAGATAGTATTGTGGAAGAGCTGGTGCTTATGGAGCAGCAAATGTCAATGAACAATTCTCATTCTTACGGCAACTGTTTGGGAATGACCCTTCAGAGTCAGTCAGTAACTCCAGGAGCTCCAATGTCATCTCACACCTCCAGCACCCACTTCTATCATCCAATCCACAGCAATGGCACTCCAATCCACACACCCACACCTACACCCACACCCACTCCTActccaaccccaaccccaaccccaacatcTGAAATGATTGCGGGATCTCAGAGTCTATCACGGGAGAGCCCTTGCTCTAGGCTAGCCCAGACTACACCTGTGGATAGTGCTTTAGGAAGTAGCCGACATACACCCATTGGTACTCCACATTCTAACTGCAGCAGTAGTGTCCCCCCCAGCCCTGTTGAATGCAGGAATCCATTTGCATTTACTCCAATAAGCTCCAGTATGGCATATCATGATGCCAGCATTGTCTCAAGTAGTCCTGTGAAACCGATGCAAAGACCCATGGCCACACACCCTGACAAAACCAAGCTTGAATGGATGAATAATGGGTATAGTGGGGTTGGTAATTCATCAGTTTCTGGCCATGGTATTCTCCCAAGCTATCAGGAACTAGTGGAAGACCGTTTCAGGAAACCTCATGCTTTTGCTGTGCCTGGACAGTCTTATCAGTCTCAATCCAGACATCATGACACTCATTTTGGTCGGTTGACTCCTGTCTCTCCTGTGCAGCATCAAGGTGCCACTGTAAATAACACCAACAAACAGGAGGGTTTTGCAGTCCCTGCCCCTCTTGATAATAAGGGAACTAATTCATCTGCCAGCAGCAACTTCAGATGCCGGAGTGTGAGCCCTGCTGTTCATCGCCAACGTAATCTTAGTGGAAGCACCCTCTATCCAGTATCTAATATCCCACGATCTAATGTGACCCCCTTTGGAAGTCCAGTTACCCCAGAAGTTGTTTTCACAAATGTTCACACAGATGCATGTGCCAACAACATAGCTCAAAGAAGCCAGTCAGTTCCATTGACAGTCATGATGCAGACAGCCTTCCCAAACGCTCTTCAGAAGCAAgcaaacagtaaaaaaataacCAATGTTTTGTTGAGTAAACTTGATTCTGACAATGATGATGCAGTGAGAGGTTTGGGAATGAACAACCTGCCCTCTAATTATACAGCCCGGATGAATCTCACTCAGATTTTGGAACCTTCCACTGTTTTTCCTAGTGCCAACCCACAAAATATGATTGATTCCAGCACTTCTGTTTATGAATTCCAAACACCATCTTACCTCACCAAAAGTAATAGCACCGATCAGATCAATTTTTCTCCTGGAGATAATCAAGCACAATCAGAAATTGGAGAGCAGCAGTTAGATTTCAATAGCACTGTTAAAGACCTGTTGAGTGGAGACAGCTTGCAAACCAACCAGCAGCTGGTAGGTCAGGTAGCATCTGATCTCACTAATACTGCATCTGATTTCTCTAGTGATATCAGGTTGTCTTCTGAGCTCTCAGGCAGCATCAATGATTTGAACACTTTAGACCCAAATCTACTGTTTGATCCAGGTCGTCAGCAGGGACAAGATGATGAAGCTACACTGGAAGAATTAAAGAATGACCCATTATTTCAACAAATTTGCAGTGAATCCATGAATTCTATGACTTCATCAGGTTTTGAATGGATAGAAAGCAAGGACCATCCTACTGTTGAAATGTTGGGTTAA